A genomic stretch from Pseudomonas sp. MUP55 includes:
- the hutU gene encoding urocanate hydratase, which produces MTKPTKYRDVEIRAARGNKLTAKSWLTEAPLRMLMNNLDPQVAENPKELVVYGGIGRAARNWECYDQIVESLTNLNDDETLLVQSGKPVGVFKTHSNAPRVLIANSNLVPHWASWEHFNELDAKGLAMYGQMTAGSWIYIGSQGIVQGTYETFVEAGRQHYNSDLTGRWVLTAGLGGMGGAQPLAATLAGACSLNIECQQVSIDFRLNSRYVDEQATDLDDALARIAKYTQEGKAISIALLGNAAEILPELVKRGVRPDMVTDQTSAHDPLNGYLPAGWTWDEYRARAKTEPAAVIKAAKQSMAVHVKAMLEFQKQGIPTFDYGNNIRQMAQEEGVENAFDFPGFVPAYIRPLFCRGIGPFRWAALSGDPQDIYKTDAKVKELIPDDAHLHNWLDMARERISFQGLPARICWVGLGQRAKLGLAFNEMVRSGELSAPVVIGRDHLDSGSVASPNRETEAMQDGSDAVSDWPLLNALLNTASGATWVSLHHGGGVGMGFSQHSGMVIVCDGTDEAAERIARVLHNDPATGVMRHADAGYQIAIDCAKEQGLNLPMIK; this is translated from the coding sequence GTGACCAAGCCTACAAAATACCGTGACGTCGAAATCCGCGCCGCCCGCGGTAACAAGCTCACCGCCAAAAGCTGGCTGACTGAAGCGCCGCTGCGCATGCTGATGAACAACCTCGACCCGCAAGTGGCCGAGAACCCGAAAGAGCTGGTGGTGTACGGCGGTATCGGCCGTGCCGCGCGCAACTGGGAGTGCTACGACCAGATCGTCGAGAGCCTTACCAATCTCAATGATGATGAAACCCTGCTGGTGCAATCCGGCAAGCCGGTGGGCGTGTTCAAGACCCACAGCAATGCGCCGCGCGTACTGATCGCCAACTCCAACCTGGTGCCGCACTGGGCCAGTTGGGAACACTTCAATGAACTGGATGCCAAGGGCCTGGCCATGTACGGCCAGATGACCGCTGGCAGCTGGATCTACATCGGCAGCCAGGGCATCGTGCAGGGCACTTACGAAACCTTCGTCGAAGCCGGCCGCCAGCATTACAACAGCGACCTCACTGGCCGCTGGGTGCTCACCGCAGGCCTGGGCGGTATGGGTGGCGCGCAGCCACTGGCCGCAACCCTGGCGGGCGCTTGCTCGCTGAACATCGAATGCCAGCAGGTCAGCATCGACTTCCGCCTGAACAGCCGCTACGTCGACGAGCAGGCCACCGACCTCGATGACGCCCTGGCGCGCATCGCCAAGTACACCCAGGAAGGCAAGGCGATCTCCATCGCGCTGCTGGGTAACGCGGCCGAAATCCTGCCGGAACTGGTCAAACGTGGCGTGCGCCCGGACATGGTCACCGACCAGACCAGCGCCCATGACCCGCTCAACGGCTACCTGCCGGCCGGCTGGACCTGGGACGAGTACCGCGCCCGCGCCAAGACCGAACCCGCCGCCGTGATCAAGGCCGCCAAGCAGTCGATGGCCGTGCACGTCAAAGCCATGCTCGAGTTCCAGAAGCAAGGCATCCCGACCTTCGACTACGGTAACAACATCCGCCAGATGGCCCAGGAAGAGGGCGTGGAAAACGCCTTCGATTTCCCTGGCTTCGTACCGGCCTACATTCGCCCGCTGTTCTGCCGTGGCATCGGCCCGTTCCGCTGGGCTGCGCTGTCGGGCGACCCGCAAGACATCTACAAGACTGACGCCAAAGTCAAAGAGCTGATCCCCGACGACGCCCACTTGCACAACTGGTTGGACATGGCGCGTGAGCGCATCAGCTTCCAGGGTTTGCCGGCGCGTATCTGCTGGGTGGGCCTGGGCCAGCGCGCCAAGCTCGGCCTGGCGTTCAACGAAATGGTGCGCAGCGGCGAGCTGTCCGCCCCGGTGGTTATCGGCCGCGATCACCTCGATTCCGGCTCGGTAGCCAGCCCGAACCGTGAAACCGAAGCCATGCAGGACGGCTCCGACGCCGTGTCCGACTGGCCGCTGCTCAACGCCTTGCTCAACACCGCGAGCGGCGCGACCTGGGTTTCGCTGCACCACGGCGGCGGCGTGGGCATGGGCTTCTCCCAGCACTCGGGCATGGTGATCGTGTGTGACGGTACCGACGAAGCGGCCGAGCGCATTGCGCGGGTGCTGCATAACGACCCGGCGACGGGGGTGATGCGTCATGCGGATGCCGGTTATCAGATCGCTATCGATTGCGCCAAGGAACAGGGCCTCAACCTGCCAATGATCAAGTAA